The window GCGTTTGTAGATCCTTCTTCAACTTCAGGCTACATATATCCTGGAGCAATGATAGTAAACAAAGGTCTTAGTTTGGAAAAAGATATTGTTACACAATTTACTGGGGGCCATGACAAGAGTTTACAATTATTATTAAATGGTGATGTGGATGCTATCGGTTCTTATGAAAATCTTTTAAATAAATATGCTAAAGATTTTCCAACTGCCAAAGACGAACTTAAAGTTTTAGCGACAAGTGATTTAATACCTGGAATAACTATTACTGTATCTAATTCTCTTGATGCAGATATGCAAAAAAAATTAAAAAATGCTTTATTAGAATTACAAAATGATAAAGAAACAATGGAATTAATGACTAAGTTATATTCAATAACAGGTTTTGAAGAAGTAAATCAAGATGTATATAAAAAAGTTGAAGAAACTGCTAAATCTATGAATGTTGAATTGGATAAGGTGAAATAAAAATATACCTAGTGTGGAATTACACTAGGTATGTTTTTATTTATTATATTTTTCTATTATTAAAGCAGCTAATTGTTTACAGTATTTGTCAGTCAGTTCATGACTACTTGCTTCTACCATAACTCTTACTATGTTTTCTGTTCCAGAAGCTCTAAGTAATATTCGACCACTAGAAGATAGTTCTTCTTCTATTTTTTTGCATTCTTCTAATATTTCTTTATCCTGCATGACTTCTGTTTTATTTTCAACTTTGATATTGACTAATTTTTGTGGGAATATTGTAACTTGGTCGGCAAGATTTTTTAAAGTAGTTTTCTTTTCTTTTATAATTGAAGCTAGACAAACAGCTGTAAGTATTCCATCTCCAGTAGTGGCATGTTCAAATAAAATAACATGACCTGACTGTTCTCCACCAATAGAATAATTATTTTTTCTCATTTCTTCTACAACGTAACGGTCGCCGACTGAAGTTTTAACAGACTGCATACCATGACTTTCGATAGAACGATAAAATCCTAAGTTACTCATTACAGTAGAAACAACCATATTATCTTTTAATTTATTTTGTTCTTTTAAATATTGAGCCAAAATAAACATTATCTTATCACCGTCAACAATATTTCCCTCGTTGTCAACAGCAAGCATTCTATCTCCATCACCGTCAAAAGCAAAACCTAGGTCGACATCATTTTCTTTTACAAACTCAGCTAAAGTTTCTAATTTTGTAGAACCAACATTATGATTAATGTTAAGACCATTTGGATTACAACCTATTGTTTCTATATCAGCTTCTAAATCTCCAAATATAAATGGTGCTATGGAAGTTGTAGCCCCGTTAGCACAATCTAAGGCTATTTTCATACCCTCTAAGTCTAAATTTATTGCTTGTTTAATATGTTGTATATATTTTTGTGCTAGATTGAAAGAATTATATATTTTTCCTAATTTATCTTTTGAAGCATTTATTATATTTGAATTATCATCTATTAATTTTTCAATAATAATTTCTTCTTCGTCAGTTAATTTGAAACCGTCTGAACCAAAAATTTTAATTCCATTATCTTGATAAGGATTATGAGATGCTGATATCATAATTCCAGAATTTGTATCTAATACATTTGTTAAATATGCTATAGCTGGAGTAGGTATTACACCCGCTAGCATTACATTGACACCTGAACTTGTTAAACCAGATACCAAAGAGCTTTCTATCATATCACAAGATATTCTGGTATCCCTACCTATAATTACTTTTGGACTTTCATGTTTTGATATAAGAAGTGAACCCAAAGCACGACCAACTTTAAAACTTAATTCAGCAGTTAAAGTTTGACCTGCAACTCCTCTTATACCATCTGTTCCAAAATATTTTCTCATTGGAAAATCTCCTTAATATTTTAAATAATTATAAGGTTATAATACTACATTAAAATTAATAAGTCAATTACACACTTGTTTGTAGAAAATTTCTTACATTATAGACAAAATAAAAATAGAATTATTAAAAAATAATTCTATTTTTTCATATAAAATTTTAAATTTCTTAAAATTTATTTTAATATTATTTTTCGTTATATTTTTTTACATCTTCTAATAAGGGTTCTATTTGTTTATTTCTTTTAAAGTAAGCATCTTTTTTATAGATTATTGAAGTCAATCCTATCATGTGAGCTGTAATAGGAGAAACTATAAATAAAAATATTATCGCAATAATTAATTTATATTCAAAAACATTCAAGTATCTATAAAAGAATATAAAACCAGCGATTAATACTAGCTCAACTGCAAAAGAACCTGTAACTCCTGATGCGTGTAATTTAGTTAATTCATCAGGAAGTCTAATAAATCCTAAAATTGTACTAATCATAGCCAGTATTGCAATAATTATTAAAAGAATAATTATTATTGTCATTGCATTATTTAGAATTGTCATCAGGGAAAACCTCCTTACGCACTAAAAATCTAGTTGTAACTACGGTTCCAACAAAGCAAATTATCGCAATTATTAGTACCAAAGTTATGTAGGATAAAGTTTTGTAATACATACTTATAAGTACAACGCCACAAATTAAAGGCATTGCTATTAAATCGCTAGCTATAAGTTTATCATAAATACTTTTTTTAGTTACCATGTAGTAAAGAAGAAAGATAATCATAATAAAACTTGTAAAAATACCAGCTAAAATAGTAATATCTAATATCTTATTCAATTTTATCCACCTCCAAAATGGCTTTTTCAAAACTGTTTTTTATAGCTTCTATTTCTCCTGCTATATCGTCAGTGTCTAGCCTATGAATAAATAATTTAGAATTATCATAACTAATATTTACTGTTATTGTTCCAGGAGTTAAAGTTATCATATTAGCCAACATAACAATTTGCCATTTTTTTTCTACGTCTAAAGGATATTCAAATATTGCAGGATTTACATCTAACTTTGGTTTGAACATTAATTTAAACACCGCAATATCTGCTTTTAATAATTCTACTAAGAATAATAATATTAATTTTATCCACTTGTATAGATATACAAAATATAGTTGTTTACCAGGAAGTTGTTTTCTCAAAATAAAAATTATTACAGCTCCCCAGAAAAAGCCAACAAAAAAGTATTCGTGATTAAATCCGTTAGAAAAGAACATCCAGAGTATTCCGAAAAATATATTAATAAAAAATTGAATTGCCATAGTCAACTATCCTTTCTGTAAAACCAACTCTATATATTTATTTGAATTTAATATTGTAGATGTGCTTTTTTCTAATAAGGGTTCTAAAAGATTACTACACAAACCTACAACAATAGCAATAACAAGTAGAGATAAAACTGGTATTATTAAAATTTTTGGCAGTGGTTTTAATTCTAATGATTTATTTGTATTATCATAAAAAATATTTAAGAATACTTTTATAAGAGAATAAAATACTATTAAACCAGATAGGGTAACTATCACACCTACAAATATTTGTTTATCTTCTACGAAGCCTTGTATAATTAATGCTTTTCCGTAAAATCCACTTAAAGGTGGAACACCTGATAGACAAAGAGTGGTAATAAAGAAAGTCCAGCCAAGTAAGGGATATTTGTTAATTAGTCCGCATTTTTTTATATTTTTCACCTTGCAAATATAAATTATAATTCCTACCATTGTAAATAGAGCAGCTTTTAATAAAATATCATTTATTGAGTAGAGGATAACACCTTTTATTGCTTTGCTATTTAATACTGAAGTAGCTGCAACCATAATTCCTAGTGATATTATAATATTAAATATTACAATTTGTTTTAGATTTTTTTGATATATTGCACCGATACAACCAACTATTATTGAAATAGTTCCTAAAGATAATAGAAAATATTTTATAGTATTAGATTCATAATAGAATAAACTGTAAGTTCTAATTATTGAATAAAGTCCTACTTTTGTTAGTAGTGCAGCAAATATTATTGATACTGCAATAGGAGGAGCGGCATAAGCCCTATTCATCCATGTGAATAAGGGGAATATAGCTCCCTTCATGGCAAATACAAATATCATAACTAGACCTACAAGGTACAAACCTCTTTTGTCGGGTAGTGAACTGATAGTTTTAGAGATGTAAGCCATATTTAAACTACCAACTATTGTATATAAATAACCTACGCTAATAACAAATAAACTTCCAGCAAAAACATTCATTAGAACATAACTTATTGAAGATTTTAGTTGTTCTTTTTTTATACCTACAAGTAACAAAAGATAAGATGCCATTAGGAGTATTTCATAAAATACAAATAAATTAAAAATATCTCCTGTTGTAAAAGCTCCGTTAATACCAGTCATAATAAGTAATATACCAGTATAAAAGAAACTATTTTCACTATATTTATCAATAGTTTTACTCGAATAAATTATTGTTGCTAGAAAAACAATAGCTGATGTTAAAACTAAAATACTATTTAATCCATCAAGGGCTAAAGTTATACCAAAAGGACTCTTCCAATCACCCATTTCAAGAATTAAAATTTCATGTTTTTTAATTTTAAAAATATTAAATATTGCAGATATAGTTACTAAAATACTAGCACAGAGTGTAATTTGTTTTTGTATAAAAGTATTATTTTTAAAGAAAATAGTAATTGATGCAAATAGTAGAGGTATTACTATGGGAATAACTGGTAAATTACTATACATCTTTACTTACCTCCTTTATAAAATCTACATCTTCTAATGTGTTAATATCATCACTGTTTTGAAGTTTGTAGTTTGCTATATATATTGATATTAATAAACAAGTTACTGCAAAACCTATAACTATTGCTGTAAGAATAAGAGCAGCAGGAACTGGGTCTATGTAATTATTACCAAGTTCTGAAATAATAGGAATATCTCCGTCGTATAGCCCACCCGATATTAATATAATAAGATTAGCAGCATGACCAAAAAGTCCAACACCTATAATTATTCTGATTGTACTTTTTGAAAGCATCATATATACTCCAAAACCAACCAAAATTCCGCAGAGTATAATCATATAAAATTCCATATTATCTACCGTCCTTTCCAAAGGCTAATATTACAGACATAAGTACACCGACAACTACAAGATAAACACCCAAATCAAATATAGCTGCCGTATGTAATTCAACCTCTCCAATTAAGAGAAAATGAATATGAGTGAAGTGGTGTTTAAAGAAATTTTTTCCTACAAGCATACCAGAAATGGCAGTTCCTATGGAAAATATTAAACCACTGGCTGTAATATAAATATAGTTTATAGGCAGGGTAGATGTAACCTTGTCTATGCCGTATGTAAACATAGCTAGACCTAAAGCCATTGTGCAAAGTAACCCGCCAACAAAACCTCCACCTGGAGAAAAATGCCCTCCGAAATATAAATAAAGCGAAAGTAAAAAGATAAATATTGAAGTTATGGTCGATAAACTTTTTAAAATTAAATCATTAGTTTTCATCTTTATTACCTCCTTTTTTTATAATTTTAAACATAGAGTAAATTATTAGGGCAACCATGCTCATAACGGTAATTTCAAATAA of the Gemella sp. zg-570 genome contains:
- a CDS encoding phosphate/phosphite/phosphonate ABC transporter substrate-binding protein, whose amino-acid sequence is MKKLLLLISSFILIIALTGCSYDNKKAETKVLKMGLVPTSNSEKLIEDVQPIANKLSEKLGVKVEAFTASNYIGVIEGLNSGSVDFGLIPPFSSLLATSQGNAKNILTAKGRDGQPGYKAVILVRKNANINSIEDLKNKKVAFVDPSSTSGYIYPGAMIVNKGLSLEKDIVTQFTGGHDKSLQLLLNGDVDAIGSYENLLNKYAKDFPTAKDELKVLATSDLIPGITITVSNSLDADMQKKLKNALLELQNDKETMELMTKLYSITGFEEVNQDVYKKVEETAKSMNVELDKVK
- the glmM gene encoding phosphoglucosamine mutase, with the protein product MRKYFGTDGIRGVAGQTLTAELSFKVGRALGSLLISKHESPKVIIGRDTRISCDMIESSLVSGLTSSGVNVMLAGVIPTPAIAYLTNVLDTNSGIMISASHNPYQDNGIKIFGSDGFKLTDEEEIIIEKLIDDNSNIINASKDKLGKIYNSFNLAQKYIQHIKQAINLDLEGMKIALDCANGATTSIAPFIFGDLEADIETIGCNPNGLNINHNVGSTKLETLAEFVKENDVDLGFAFDGDGDRMLAVDNEGNIVDGDKIMFILAQYLKEQNKLKDNMVVSTVMSNLGFYRSIESHGMQSVKTSVGDRYVVEEMRKNNYSIGGEQSGHVILFEHATTGDGILTAVCLASIIKEKKTTLKNLADQVTIFPQKLVNIKVENKTEVMQDKEILEECKKIEEELSSSGRILLRASGTENIVRVMVEASSHELTDKYCKQLAALIIEKYNK
- a CDS encoding monovalent cation/H(+) antiporter subunit G gives rise to the protein MTILNNAMTIIIILLIIIAILAMISTILGFIRLPDELTKLHASGVTGSFAVELVLIAGFIFFYRYLNVFEYKLIIAIIFLFIVSPITAHMIGLTSIIYKKDAYFKRNKQIEPLLEDVKKYNEK
- a CDS encoding monovalent cation/H+ antiporter complex subunit F; protein product: MNKILDITILAGIFTSFIMIIFLLYYMVTKKSIYDKLIASDLIAMPLICGVVLISMYYKTLSYITLVLIIAIICFVGTVVTTRFLVRKEVFPDDNSK
- a CDS encoding Na+/H+ antiporter subunit E — protein: MAIQFFINIFFGILWMFFSNGFNHEYFFVGFFWGAVIIFILRKQLPGKQLYFVYLYKWIKLILLFLVELLKADIAVFKLMFKPKLDVNPAIFEYPLDVEKKWQIVMLANMITLTPGTITVNISYDNSKLFIHRLDTDDIAGEIEAIKNSFEKAILEVDKIE
- a CDS encoding proton-conducting transporter membrane subunit: MYSNLPVIPIVIPLLFASITIFFKNNTFIQKQITLCASILVTISAIFNIFKIKKHEILILEMGDWKSPFGITLALDGLNSILVLTSAIVFLATIIYSSKTIDKYSENSFFYTGILLIMTGINGAFTTGDIFNLFVFYEILLMASYLLLLVGIKKEQLKSSISYVLMNVFAGSLFVISVGYLYTIVGSLNMAYISKTISSLPDKRGLYLVGLVMIFVFAMKGAIFPLFTWMNRAYAAPPIAVSIIFAALLTKVGLYSIIRTYSLFYYESNTIKYFLLSLGTISIIVGCIGAIYQKNLKQIVIFNIIISLGIMVAATSVLNSKAIKGVILYSINDILLKAALFTMVGIIIYICKVKNIKKCGLINKYPLLGWTFFITTLCLSGVPPLSGFYGKALIIQGFVEDKQIFVGVIVTLSGLIVFYSLIKVFLNIFYDNTNKSLELKPLPKILIIPVLSLLVIAIVVGLCSNLLEPLLEKSTSTILNSNKYIELVLQKG
- a CDS encoding sodium:proton antiporter; the encoded protein is MEFYMIILCGILVGFGVYMMLSKSTIRIIIGVGLFGHAANLIILISGGLYDGDIPIISELGNNYIDPVPAALILTAIVIGFAVTCLLISIYIANYKLQNSDDINTLEDVDFIKEVSKDV
- a CDS encoding MnhB domain-containing protein — translated: MKTNDLILKSLSTITSIFIFLLSLYLYFGGHFSPGGGFVGGLLCTMALGLAMFTYGIDKVTSTLPINYIYITASGLIFSIGTAISGMLVGKNFFKHHFTHIHFLLIGEVELHTAAIFDLGVYLVVVGVLMSVILAFGKDGR